A stretch of the Clostridium fungisolvens genome encodes the following:
- a CDS encoding S66 family peptidase translates to MMNLMKPKRLKRGDKVATVSLSWGGAGDEDLLWRYNLGKRRLQEHFGLEVVEMPNTLKGSDYLYNHPEKRAEDLMMAFSDSSIKAIFSCIGGEESIRLLPYIDFDIIRDNPKIFIGYSDSTITHFMCLKANLSSFYGVSVLAELAENIKIFDYTAYWLEKVLFDASAIGLISPASEWTGERVRWLESNSKVEKKMFKNHGYEFLQGTGVTQGRLIGGCIEVMEMMKGTTLWPPLEMFEDSILFFETSEDMPDPSYFGYWLRNYGSQGIFQKVKGIIFGKPYQEKYYNEYKASIIKIISELDLRDLPIVYNMSFGHNEPMMCLPYGAMAQIDCDKKEFSILESGVV, encoded by the coding sequence ATTATGAATTTGATGAAACCAAAAAGGTTAAAACGTGGAGATAAAGTAGCTACAGTGAGCCTATCTTGGGGTGGTGCTGGTGATGAAGATTTACTTTGGAGATACAATCTAGGTAAAAGGAGACTACAAGAACATTTTGGCTTAGAAGTTGTAGAAATGCCAAACACTTTAAAAGGGTCAGATTATTTATACAATCATCCAGAAAAGCGTGCAGAAGATTTAATGATGGCTTTCTCTGACTCTTCAATAAAAGCGATTTTCTCCTGTATCGGTGGAGAAGAAAGTATACGATTGTTACCATATATCGATTTTGATATTATAAGAGATAACCCTAAAATATTTATTGGATATTCTGATTCAACTATCACTCATTTTATGTGTCTTAAAGCAAATCTATCAAGTTTCTATGGTGTATCTGTTCTTGCAGAGTTAGCTGAGAATATCAAGATATTTGATTATACTGCCTACTGGTTAGAGAAGGTTCTTTTTGATGCTTCTGCCATTGGTTTAATATCACCTGCTAGTGAATGGACAGGAGAAAGAGTGAGATGGCTTGAAAGCAACTCCAAGGTTGAAAAGAAGATGTTTAAGAATCATGGTTATGAGTTTTTACAAGGTACAGGAGTGACCCAAGGAAGATTAATTGGAGGCTGTATTGAAGTTATGGAAATGATGAAAGGTACTACTTTATGGCCACCTCTTGAAATGTTTGAAGATAGTATTTTATTCTTTGAAACTTCAGAAGATATGCCTGATCCATCTTATTTTGGATACTGGCTAAGAAACTATGGTAGCCAAGGCATATTTCAGAAGGTTAAGGGAATTATCTTTGGTAAGCCATATCAAGAAAAATATTATAATGAATACAAGGCTTCAATAATTAAAATAATTTCAGAATTAGACCTCCGTGATTTACCAATTGTTTATAATATGTCTTTTGGACATAATGAACCAATGATGTGCTTGCCTTACGGCGCAATGGCACAGATCGATTGTGATAAAAAAGAATTTAGTATACTTGAATCTGGCGTAGTTTAA
- a CDS encoding ROK family protein, with protein sequence MGNISGKPTTMKEINIGLIKKALKKTGAATRAELSESTGISQTTVRSLLEELLDSNEVIKLGLDKSSGGRRAERYALNLDESLVLSFYIRDKHIDYVVSNTSREIIKDEYIEIESNNYLFEIEKIIENIINEGIAIKAIGIAVPGVVDLDKRKYFYGKKLSGWEESNIGEYIEDKYNIPVVLENDLNAIAYGYGVQLIDKLHVDDLDILNMIYIHFTNAGVGSGIIVNGELVHGGNNFAGELGFIPIGNDGQYLQSLIESNPEEVKYVDAISRLIATVNCVINPDIVVIGGEDFRSNLTSLIIENSKKYIANNIIPEIFLAENSRRDCIVGIVELTIKLMYSGISLIDNGRNNR encoded by the coding sequence ATGGGGAATATTTCAGGTAAGCCAACTACAATGAAAGAAATTAATATAGGATTAATTAAGAAAGCTCTTAAAAAAACAGGAGCAGCAACTAGAGCCGAGCTATCAGAAAGTACTGGAATAAGTCAAACTACAGTGAGATCATTATTAGAAGAATTACTTGATAGTAATGAAGTAATTAAACTGGGATTAGATAAATCCAGTGGAGGAAGAAGAGCTGAAAGATACGCCTTAAATTTAGATGAAAGTTTAGTATTATCTTTTTATATTCGAGATAAACATATTGACTACGTTGTATCAAATACATCTCGCGAAATTATAAAAGATGAATACATCGAGATAGAAAGTAATAATTATCTTTTTGAGATCGAAAAAATTATCGAGAACATTATAAATGAAGGTATAGCTATTAAGGCAATTGGAATTGCTGTGCCTGGAGTAGTAGATTTAGATAAGCGAAAGTATTTTTATGGGAAGAAACTATCAGGCTGGGAGGAAAGTAATATTGGAGAATATATTGAGGATAAATATAATATTCCTGTAGTACTTGAAAATGACTTGAATGCAATAGCATATGGGTATGGAGTTCAGCTTATTGATAAACTTCATGTAGATGATTTAGATATCTTAAATATGATATATATACATTTCACCAATGCAGGTGTAGGATCTGGAATTATCGTAAATGGTGAACTTGTGCACGGTGGTAATAATTTTGCTGGTGAATTAGGATTTATTCCTATAGGTAATGATGGACAATATCTTCAATCACTAATTGAAAGCAACCCAGAAGAAGTTAAATATGTAGATGCTATTTCTAGATTAATTGCAACCGTAAACTGTGTTATAAACCCAGATATAGTAGTTATAGGTGGAGAAGACTTTAGAAGTAATCTTACGAGTTTAATAATAGAGAATAGTAAAAAGTATATTGCCAATAATATAATCCCTGAAATTTTTTTAGCAGAAAATAGTAGAAGAGACTGCATTGTTGGCATAGTCGAGCTTACTATAAAACTTATGTATTCAGGTATTAGTTTGATTGATAATGGGAGAAATAATAGATAG